The Paenibacillus sp. FSL R7-0345 DNA segment TCCGCAAAGACTGGCTGGAGAAGCTGGGACTTGAGAATCCGCAGACTGTGGATGAATTCTATAATATGCTGAAAGCGTTTAAAGAGCAGGACCCGGACGGCAACGGCAAGGATGACACCTACGGTATGGTCATGGTGAAGTGGACCGGCGGCTGGGCCAGCGGCTTCGACACCATTAAACTGTGGTACGGATCTCCGAACAGATGGGGTATCCAGGATGGCAAGCTCGTTCCTGAGCATGAATATCCGGAGTATCTGGAAGCGCTTAAATTTATGAAAAAGCTGTACGACGAGCAGCTGATCAACTCCGACTTCGCGGTTATGGACAGCTCCAAATGGACAGATCCGATCGTGAACAATCAGGCGGGCGTCATTGTCGATGTGGTGGATACTGCAGCGCGCATTGACGACAAGATCCATGCCGCACTGCAGAAAGACGGCAAAGACGAGCCTGACCGTCACTACATGGATGTCATGGGCGGCGTTACAGGAGCGGACGGACAGCTGCACACCCTTCCGACTTCCGGCTTCTCCGGCATGCTGGCTATTCCGAAATCTTCAGTCAAAACCGAGGATGAGCTGAAGCGTATACTGGCTTTCCTGGACCAGGTGAACGACGGGGATTTGCAGACGCTGCTGGGATACGGGCTTGAGGGTGTCCACTATAACCTGGTAGACGGTTATATCGAGCGTTCAGCGGATACCGTCCTGCTGGAATCGGAAGTAGAAGGCCTCAACCAGATGATTCCTTACATTCCTGATTCAAATGCTAAGGACGCGAAGCAAATCAAACAAACTGCACTGCGTGATAAGCAGACGCTGGTACAGGAAGAGAATAAGGCGACTATTGTTGTGAACCCGGCTGAAGCACTGATCTCTACCGTTTATACGCAAAAAGGCTCCCAGCTTGATAATGTGATCAATGATGCGCGCATCAAGTTTATTGTCGGACAAATTGACGAGGCCGGCCTGAAAGCAGCCTTTGATGTATGGCGGAAGACAGGCGGAGACGATCTGGTAAAAGAAATGAACGAACTGTACGCAAAAACGGCTAAATAGCGTCCGGCCCCGCTCCATGCACCGGCCGGAGTAGCCTCATTACCGCCGCAAGGCTGCAATGCTAAACTATGAATTCGGCTGGTGAATACACATGGAGAATGGAATGACAGAAAAGCGGAAGAGCTTCATACGGGGATGGAGAGGGCGCAAGGGGCGGTATTACCGCCATAATCTGATTATTGTCCTGATTGTCTCGTCCATTCCCGGCCTGATCATAGGATTGCTAGTTTATTGGATGGCAGGCGGCAGCCTGGAGGAGGAGCTGCTCGAGATGCATAACCGGCAGATCGAGCAGCGTGCCGCCAATATTGATGACCAGCTGTCCAATCTGGAGCTGATGCTGGCTCACTGGGCTTTTGACCCGAAATTTGATTACAGTCTGAAGAATATGGATTTCACCAAAAATCACGAGCGTGCCTGGGACATCACCAAGACGCTTTTGGTCATGCAAGGCTCCAATTCCATGGCACGGCAGGTGGAGCTGTTTCTGGCGGGCGATCAGCCGGTGCTGTTCGGCACGGAGTATGGTACTGTAACTTCCTCCGGAGCTGCAGCTTATGAGCAGCTGATGAAGACGGAGCAGAGCACCTACTGGACAGAGACGGCTTTTGAACCGGCTAAGCCGCAGCAGAAGGAGCTGACCCTTGTGCATCATATTCCCGGCGGCAGCTTAGAGCCGTTCGGGGTATTGCTGCTGCGGATGGATACGCAGAAGGTTTCCGACATGCTGCGGACCATGACCCCGTATAACAGCGGGGAAGTGTATATGCTGCAGAAATCGGGCGGCTTGTTCATCTCCGGGAACAGTACTGACGATGAGGCCAAGCCTTTTGTTCACTCGCTGCAGTCGGCGATTGAAGCAAGAGGCGGCCGTGGCAGCACCTCCTTCCTGTATGACTGGGACGGGACTACCTATGCGGTGACCTACGGTGATTTTTCCCGGATTGCCAGTGAATGGACTTATGTATCCGCTTCACCGATTTCGAGTATAACCTCTCCGGTGGTGGAGCTTTCGAGAACCATCATTACAGTCAGCCTGAGCGCGCTGCTGCTTGCAGCTGTTCTGTCCTGGATTGCATCGAAAAGAATCTACTCCCCCTTCCGCCGCCTGCTGCAGACGCTGCTCCCTGAGCATGACGTCTCTGATGGCCGGGAGGATGAGGTAACGCTGATTGAGCGGCATTGGCAGAATCTGCACGGGCAGCAGAATGCCCTGCAATATACGCTTTCGGAGCAGCTGCCGCATGTGCAGCGCAGCTTCCTCCACCAGCTGTTTCAGGGTTATTTGTATGCTTTTTCCGAACATGAGCTGCAGAGCCGGATGAAACAGTACAAATGGAATGTAGATGATTGTGTCTTTGTGGTGCTGTATATCCAGCTTATAGGCATATCCAGTCTGGAGGGTAAATTCCGCAGCGGGGATGAGAGCCTGGTGTCTTTTGCGGCGGTGAACATTATCGGAGAGCTGGCCGCTGAGCATTTTGAGCACGCAGAAACGGTTAATCTGCACAATCTTACAGCCGGTATTCTGCTGATCGGGCCGGGATGCGGGCCAGAGACAGCCAGAGTACAGGCTTTCGGCGAAGAGCTGGCCGCCACCATCAACCGGATGCTTAAGCTGCAGGCTACCGTAGCCTACAGTGCGCCGATGGACAGCATTTCGGCCATCCCGCGTTCTTTTGAAGCAGCCAAGCAGGCGGCCAGTCACCGCAGATATGGAGGCGGTAACCAGGTGGTCAGCCTGGAGCAACTGGAGCGGGAAGGAGAGGGCGCACATATGCCGCAGTATTCGTTCGCTCTGGAACGCGGACTGATTCAGGCGTTGCGCACCGGCGAGGCGGAGGAGGCAGACCGTCTGCTGGAGGAATTCCTCACTACGCTATCTGCTGAAGGTGCCAAGGTCATTGATGTACAGCAGGGAATGCTGCATCTGCTCGGTGCGGTACAGCATGCAGTGCTTGAGGCGGGGATTGCGCCGAACCAGCTGTTTAAAGGCAAGAATCTGTATGCCGGCCTGTCACAGATTCATGAGCCGGGTATGATTCTGCCCTGGTTCCGCGATCATGTTGTTTCGCCTTTTCTGAAGGAGCTGTCCGAGCGTTCAGACGCCGGAATCCGGCGGACGATTGATCAGGCCATGCTATACATTCAAGAGCATTATATGGACAATATCTCACTCGACAGCTGTGCGGATTATACGGGTACCAGCCCTTTCCTGCTCAGTAAGTCTTTTAAACGGGTGACCGGGCAGAACTTCATTGATTATTTAACGGAGCTGCGGATCGAAAAAGCCAAAGAGCTGCTGCGTGACACGGATCTGAAAATGAACGATGTTGCGCAGCAGGTCGGCTATCAGCAGAGCTATTTTAACCGGATATTCAAAAAACAGGAGGACATCACACCGACACGCTACCGTGAGCTGAGCCGGCATGAAGGGGAGAAGGATACCGGGAGCCGGTGAAGCTGTATGCTGGTGCTATGACGTGCTCTAAGGCGGCTTGTGCCAGCCGGAATGGACTGCCTGTGTGATGTCTCAAAAGGAGATGACAGCCTTGTCCTCAGCCTTGCCGATTCATCTACATTGGCTGACTAAACCCGCAGCTGCTGCGGGGGTTACGTGGGGAGTCCCCTGGACCAAAGGAGAGCTGAACCGTGAGACGCTCTCAGCTCTATATCTTGGCGGACCGGACGGCCATTCCCGTCTGCCGCTGCAAAGCCGTCCGGCCGCTTATTGGCCGGACGGAACTGTTAAGTGGTCTTTTCATTCTGCAGTCTGCCCGGAGGGCGGTGCGGAAGGATATACACTGGAACGTTGTGCAGAGCCGGAAACCGTCCAGTATACAGCAAGGGTGTCCGTCCGTGAGACGGAGGAAGCTTACCTTGTGGATACTGGTGCCATTGTATGTACTGTGGGCATACGCGGTTCTGGACCTTTTACGCAGATTTTGCGCCGGACGCCGTCATTAGCCGGCAGAACGGATAGCGATTGTAGATATTCCGGAGATTTGAAGAACATGAATGCAGGAGCCGGGTACCAGGACACAGCAATGGGCTCGGAGCCACAGGCGTTCGGTTTAGAAGAGCATGCGAACCGATTAGAAGAGCATGCGAACACTATA contains these protein-coding regions:
- a CDS encoding extracellular solute-binding protein encodes the protein MKTLSSTGKKSVKFKKRLFTLLSTIMIVSVMSGCGSNNGANNAAGTNGAAGSEGTAKPETTAGAEAEKPLDLTLMLPIFKTNYPKDDSPVAAKLEELTNTNIHFEWVPNASYTDKFNITLASGKLPDIIYVGDTKASSFVNAVRSGAFWEVGPYLKDYPNLSQADPVILNNSAIDGKNYGIYRGRALGRNGVAFRKDWLEKLGLENPQTVDEFYNMLKAFKEQDPDGNGKDDTYGMVMVKWTGGWASGFDTIKLWYGSPNRWGIQDGKLVPEHEYPEYLEALKFMKKLYDEQLINSDFAVMDSSKWTDPIVNNQAGVIVDVVDTAARIDDKIHAALQKDGKDEPDRHYMDVMGGVTGADGQLHTLPTSGFSGMLAIPKSSVKTEDELKRILAFLDQVNDGDLQTLLGYGLEGVHYNLVDGYIERSADTVLLESEVEGLNQMIPYIPDSNAKDAKQIKQTALRDKQTLVQEENKATIVVNPAEALISTVYTQKGSQLDNVINDARIKFIVGQIDEAGLKAAFDVWRKTGGDDLVKEMNELYAKTAK
- a CDS encoding helix-turn-helix domain-containing protein; translation: MTEKRKSFIRGWRGRKGRYYRHNLIIVLIVSSIPGLIIGLLVYWMAGGSLEEELLEMHNRQIEQRAANIDDQLSNLELMLAHWAFDPKFDYSLKNMDFTKNHERAWDITKTLLVMQGSNSMARQVELFLAGDQPVLFGTEYGTVTSSGAAAYEQLMKTEQSTYWTETAFEPAKPQQKELTLVHHIPGGSLEPFGVLLLRMDTQKVSDMLRTMTPYNSGEVYMLQKSGGLFISGNSTDDEAKPFVHSLQSAIEARGGRGSTSFLYDWDGTTYAVTYGDFSRIASEWTYVSASPISSITSPVVELSRTIITVSLSALLLAAVLSWIASKRIYSPFRRLLQTLLPEHDVSDGREDEVTLIERHWQNLHGQQNALQYTLSEQLPHVQRSFLHQLFQGYLYAFSEHELQSRMKQYKWNVDDCVFVVLYIQLIGISSLEGKFRSGDESLVSFAAVNIIGELAAEHFEHAETVNLHNLTAGILLIGPGCGPETARVQAFGEELAATINRMLKLQATVAYSAPMDSISAIPRSFEAAKQAASHRRYGGGNQVVSLEQLEREGEGAHMPQYSFALERGLIQALRTGEAEEADRLLEEFLTTLSAEGAKVIDVQQGMLHLLGAVQHAVLEAGIAPNQLFKGKNLYAGLSQIHEPGMILPWFRDHVVSPFLKELSERSDAGIRRTIDQAMLYIQEHYMDNISLDSCADYTGTSPFLLSKSFKRVTGQNFIDYLTELRIEKAKELLRDTDLKMNDVAQQVGYQQSYFNRIFKKQEDITPTRYRELSRHEGEKDTGSR